TTACAAACGCAATAAAAACGACTAATGGGATCATAACAAGAACCATTTTTTTGTTCATATCAGTATCAACCTGCTTTTTTCTTTCATTATATACATATATATCGGTATAAACCTATGTCTAACTCATGACAAATAGTAATTCAAAAAAGTGTTTTTAACCACGGCTACAACGGATATTTACGTTGCAATCTCTTCCTTTTTACTATTTGATTGTTTGACTTTTGCCATTCATTTGGACTTCTCTATGCAATGTTTTCCTTTTATAACATCTTACTTTTCGTTAAAGTGAATAATGGGAAAGATAAATCAGTAATGGACGTTATAAAAACTGACAGCTGCATCTACCTAAAGCTTTCACAGAATGGAGAGATTTCAATGTCTTTAGAGATGACAGAGAATGAAATTACACTTGCAATTATTCAATCATTGAAAGAAGGGAAAAAGAAATCCTTTCAAGAGATCATCGATGAGCTACAACCTTACGATATTGCTCAGCAATATCGGGCACTTCCGTCAAAACATATTAATAAGTTCCTTATTTATTTGTCAGTCGAGCAACTCACAGAATTAATGCAGGAGTTAGATACTGATGACCAATTAGCCGTACTCCAAAAATTGGGCATTGAAAAGTCAACAGAAGTTCTAGACTTAATGGAGAATGATAACTTAGCTTCATTACTTACTGACCTTGAGCCAGAACAAATCGAAGAACTTCTTTCAGAAATGAAAGAAGAAGAATCAGAAGTTGTGCAAAACTTAATGAACTACCCACCTGAGACTGCCGGTAGAATCATGAACAACCGTTTTGTCTGGATTCCTAAACATTACACGATTCGTGAGGCCGTTGATAAACTCAAACATTTCGCTGAGTTGGCTGAATACTTAAACTACCTATACGTGATCGATGAAGAGAAAAAATTAGTTGGGGTTATCTCCTACAAAGATTTATTATTAGGTAACTTACATGACAAAGTAGAAGACGTGATGTATAGCCGAGTTGTTAAAGCAGATGTACATACGGACCAAGAAGAGGTGGCTAAACTCATTAGCCGCTATGACTTTGTCTCCTTACCAATTGTTAAAGAGGACAACAAGTTAGTCGGAATTATTACAGTTGATGACGTGATTGATGTCGTCCTCCAAGAAGCAAATGAAGATATTGAAAAACTACATGCTTCTGGTAAGGCGATTGACTTTAATACAAGACCTCTTGTCGCTGCC
This genomic stretch from Desertibacillus haloalkaliphilus harbors:
- the mgtE gene encoding magnesium transporter, with the protein product MSLEMTENEITLAIIQSLKEGKKKSFQEIIDELQPYDIAQQYRALPSKHINKFLIYLSVEQLTELMQELDTDDQLAVLQKLGIEKSTEVLDLMENDNLASLLTDLEPEQIEELLSEMKEEESEVVQNLMNYPPETAGRIMNNRFVWIPKHYTIREAVDKLKHFAELAEYLNYLYVIDEEKKLVGVISYKDLLLGNLHDKVEDVMYSRVVKADVHTDQEEVAKLISRYDFVSLPIVKEDNKLVGIITVDDVIDVVLQEANEDIEKLHASGKAIDFNTRPLVAAYRRLPWLILLLFIGLISGGIISGFEETLEAVVALTFFMPLIAGMTGNTGTQSLAVVVRGLVSEDLNFKQVVKLILRELWVGIIIGITCAVLIAIIAYVWRGNPTLGFVVGSSLLCTLIIGTLAGTIIPLILYKFNIDPAVASGPLITTINDILSLLIYFGIATMFITNLM